Proteins co-encoded in one Artemia franciscana chromosome 10, ASM3288406v1, whole genome shotgun sequence genomic window:
- the LOC136032183 gene encoding 6-phosphogluconate dehydrogenase, decarboxylating-like codes for MVSSKFYEKVFKSLAIGIPVSFSGIVTWQLIKKYRKFEPDKCLRQEVDTNAINETPKYREHKINIKNKILDLRKIQNTEAKTDGEKEEKESAAEKENTVEKGNIEEKENSAEKENAAERENAAEMSESADIALIGLAVMGQNLILNMNDHGFVVCAYNRTTSKVDDFLQNEAKDTQVVGAHSIIEMVAKLKKPRRVMMLVKAGEAVDNFINQLVPLLEPGDIIIDGGNSEYQDSNRRFKDLKEKGILFVGSGVSGGEEGARYGPSLMPGGNPDAWPHIKNIFQSIAATADGEPCCDWVGDGGAGHFVKMVHNGIEYGDMQLICEAYSLLKDALRMNQEEMSKVFDDWNRGELNSFLIEISRNILKFKENGDYPLEKIRDSAGQKGTGKWTAIASLEYGIPVTLIGESVYARCLSSLKDERVVAYKVLDGPGSKFEGDKEEFVEHIRKALYASKIVSYAQGYMLLKEAAKVFNWNLNYGGIALMWRGGCIIRSVFLSNIKKAFDKNPELTNLLLDDFFRDAIHKCQSSWRIVVSEAARLGTPVPAFYSALAFYDGYRSARLPANLIQAQRDYFGAHTYEMNDKPGVFIHTNWTGTGGKTASTNYLA; via the coding sequence ATGGTCTCTTCCAAATTTtatgaaaaggtttttaagAGTTTAGCTATTGGGATTCCCGTCTCCTTTTCGGGAATCGTAACCTGGCAACTCATTAAAAAGTATAGAAAATTCGAACCGGATAAATGCTTGAGACAAGAAGTTGATACAAACGCCATAAATGAAACTCCAAAGTACCGGGAAcataaaattaatatcaaaaataaaatattggacctgcgaaaaattcaaaatactgAAGCAAAGACTGATGgggagaaagaagaaaaagaaagtgctgcagaaaaagaaaatacagtagaaaaaggaaatatcgaagaaaaagaaaattctgctgaaaaagaaaatgccgCAGAAAGAGAAAATGCTGCAGAAATGTCTGAAAGCGCTGACATTGCTCTCATCGGCCTAGCCGTAATGGGTCAAAATCTAATATTAAATATGAATGATCATGGTTTTGTAGTGTGTGCATACAATAGAACAACTTCCAAAGTTGACGATTTTTTGCAAAATGAAGCCAAAGATACACAGGTCGTAGGTGCTCATAGCATAATAGAAATGGTGGCCAAATTGAAAAAACCTCGGCGAGTCATGATGCTAGTGAAAGCAGGAGAAGCAGTTGATAACTTCATTAATCAATTAGTGCCTCTGTTAGAACCTGGTGATATTATCATAGATGGTGGCAATTCAGAATATCAGGATTCAAATAGGCGTTTCAAggacttgaaagaaaaaggCATTCTTTTTGTGGGATCTGGGGTTTCAGGTGGTGAAGAAGGGGCCCGGTATGGACCTTCACTGATGCCAGGTGGGAATCCAGATGCTTGGCctcatattaaaaatatattccaaaGTATTGCAGCTACAGCTGACGGTGAACCTTGCTGCGATTGGGTTGGTGATGGAGGTGCTGGTCATTTTGTGAAGATGGTTCATAATGGTATTGAATATGGTGATATGCAGCTCATATGTGAAGCTTATTCATTGTTAAAAGACGCGCTGAGAATGAATCAAGAGGAAATGAGTAAAGTATTCGATGATTGGAACCGCGGTGAATTGAATTCCTTTCTCATTGAAATTTCAAGAAACATTCTCAAGTTCAAGGAGAATGGTGATTATCCGTTAGAAAAGATTCGTGATTCAGCCGGTCAGAAGGGAACGGGCAAATGGACTGCTATTGCATCCTTAGAATATGGAATCCCAGTTACTCTTATTGGAGAATCTGTTTATGCTCGCTGTTTATCCTCCCTGAAAGATGAGCGTGTTGTTGCATACAAAGTACTCGACGGACCAGGAAGTAAATTTGAAGGCGATAAGGAAGAATTCGTGGAACATATTCGCAAGGCTCTCTATGCATCAAAGATTGTGTCGTACGCTCAAGGGTATATGCTACTCAAAGAAGCAGCAAAGGTATTCAACTGGAACCTGAACTATGGTGGTATTGCACTCATGTGGCGTGGCGGCTGCATCATTAGGAGTGTTTTCCTTAGTAATATTAAGAAGGCATTTGATAAGAATCCGGAATTGACCAATTTGTTGTTAGATGACTTCTTTCGTGATGCTATTCACAAGTGCCAATCTTCATGGCGGATAGTTGTATCTGAAGCAGCTCGTTTGGGGACACCTGTCCCTGCCTTTTATTCTGCATTAGCTTTTTACGACGGGTATAGATCTGCCCGCCTACCTGCTAATCTTATACAGGCACAACGTGATTACTTTGGAGCTCATACCTACGAAATGAATGACAAGCCTGGGGTTTTTATTCATACCAATTGGACTGGAACTGGAGGAAAAACAGCGTCTACCAATTATTTGGCTTAG